In Chryseobacterium culicis, the following proteins share a genomic window:
- a CDS encoding alpha-amylase family glycosyl hydrolase codes for MKKFYSVGFLLITLFVFGQINYTITPNPFDETDAVTLTVQGDQIDESAWGVSNNAIYIWSWSFDTNYQNSQDCPTNGSWNNSSDVNKLNYNAATDSYSLTLTPTAFFGRTGIGRFGFLLKDKTGSHQTSPDIFVNVGTLSLSLTHPLANSLTSVPVGNSINITAASNGNATFQLKANGTVVNSTTTPSQSYSYSYTVSQDASMELIATQGSNSKTATFILQVPRNVVSEAIPNWIKQGINYHPTDQTKVGLALYAPGKNFVHVIGSFNNWTVNDSYLMKRDTTNPDLYWIELNGITPQQLYTFQYRTNDLRKIADPYSPQILSSYDDPWISASTYPNLPAFPAGQGFEVSTFKTGQTAYNWQVTNFQRPAKQDLVVYELLLRDFTQEKNWQSLINKISYLKNLKINAIELLPIMEFDGNLSWGYNTSFHYALDKAYGTPEKFKEFVDLCHQNGIAVILDVAFNHATGRSPLVRLWNVDPDGDGYGNVAPDNPYFNQVPKHSYNVFNDFNHTSPSTQYYVERCLQQWLTEYHIDGFRWDLTKGFTQSCSENDEACTNAYQQDRVDIMKHYADRQWAIDPNSYMIFEHLGTDAEEQQWANYRIVEGKGVMLWNKQTEPYNQNTMGYQENSNYDRMNHSLHGFTNMSAVGYGESHDEERLMFKNLAYGSTNGSYDVKNLNTALERMKTFGATFFTIPGPKMIWQFGELGYEFSINRCANGTIDSGCRTDEKPVAFTLGYDTNANRKAVYDTWAKIINIRNTHQVFKSKTYSIESNNLTNDPNGLITRIYVYDAAITTGIKNIVVLANYTTSSQNVVPYFPYTGQWQNLMDDSISNVASTTTPITLQPGEFRIFGNYAGALSTMDINAGNKLSLQVGDNPIQNGIARFIFNKAKNGEILIFDMTGKKLDSFKLDKENGTHETKISYPPGTYLVQLKSDTGIAIQKMMIK; via the coding sequence ATGAAAAAGTTTTATTCCGTTGGTTTTCTGCTGATTACATTGTTTGTTTTTGGGCAGATCAATTATACCATTACCCCCAACCCATTCGATGAGACAGATGCTGTAACACTTACAGTTCAGGGAGATCAGATTGACGAATCTGCGTGGGGTGTTTCCAATAATGCCATCTATATCTGGTCCTGGTCTTTTGACACGAATTATCAGAACAGTCAGGATTGTCCTACCAATGGCAGCTGGAACAATTCCAGTGATGTAAATAAACTGAATTATAATGCAGCTACAGATAGTTACTCGCTTACTTTGACTCCAACAGCCTTTTTCGGAAGAACAGGAATAGGCAGGTTTGGATTTTTATTAAAAGATAAAACAGGATCACATCAGACCTCACCGGATATTTTTGTGAACGTAGGTACTTTAAGCTTAAGTCTTACCCATCCGCTGGCCAACAGTTTAACTTCTGTTCCCGTTGGGAATTCTATCAATATTACGGCTGCCTCTAATGGTAATGCTACATTTCAGTTAAAAGCCAACGGAACGGTTGTAAATTCAACAACAACGCCTTCACAATCCTATTCTTATAGTTATACTGTTTCTCAGGATGCCAGTATGGAACTTATAGCTACTCAGGGATCTAATTCTAAAACCGCAACGTTCATCCTACAGGTTCCGAGAAATGTAGTTTCTGAAGCAATCCCTAACTGGATTAAGCAGGGAATCAATTATCATCCGACAGATCAGACCAAAGTGGGACTTGCTTTATATGCGCCGGGTAAAAACTTTGTGCATGTCATCGGAAGTTTCAATAACTGGACAGTGAATGATTCTTATTTAATGAAAAGAGACACCACAAACCCGGATCTTTATTGGATTGAACTCAACGGGATTACCCCTCAACAGCTCTACACTTTCCAATACAGGACCAATGATTTGAGAAAAATAGCAGATCCTTATTCACCACAAATATTATCTTCTTATGATGATCCGTGGATTTCGGCTTCTACCTATCCAAACTTACCTGCATTTCCTGCCGGACAGGGTTTTGAAGTGTCAACATTTAAAACAGGGCAGACAGCCTATAACTGGCAGGTTACCAATTTTCAGAGACCCGCGAAACAAGATCTGGTGGTGTATGAATTATTATTGAGAGATTTTACACAGGAAAAGAACTGGCAGTCATTGATTAATAAAATTTCTTATTTAAAAAATCTAAAAATCAATGCTATAGAACTACTTCCGATCATGGAATTTGACGGAAACCTTTCGTGGGGATACAATACTTCCTTCCATTATGCATTGGACAAAGCTTATGGAACTCCTGAAAAATTCAAAGAATTTGTAGATCTGTGCCATCAGAACGGAATTGCTGTTATTCTTGATGTTGCGTTTAATCACGCTACAGGACGTTCACCTTTGGTAAGGCTGTGGAATGTAGATCCTGATGGTGACGGCTATGGAAATGTTGCGCCAGACAACCCTTATTTTAATCAGGTTCCGAAACATTCGTACAATGTATTTAATGATTTTAACCATACAAGTCCTTCAACGCAATATTACGTTGAAAGATGCCTTCAGCAATGGCTGACTGAATATCACATAGACGGATTCCGTTGGGATTTAACAAAAGGTTTTACCCAAAGCTGCTCTGAAAATGATGAAGCCTGTACCAATGCTTATCAACAGGATAGAGTGGATATCATGAAGCATTATGCTGACAGACAGTGGGCTATAGACCCGAATTCTTACATGATTTTTGAACATCTGGGAACTGATGCAGAGGAACAGCAATGGGCAAACTACAGGATAGTAGAAGGAAAAGGCGTTATGCTTTGGAATAAGCAGACAGAGCCTTACAACCAGAATACAATGGGGTATCAGGAAAACAGCAATTATGACCGTATGAATCACAGTCTTCATGGTTTTACCAATATGAGTGCTGTAGGATATGGAGAAAGCCATGATGAAGAAAGGCTGATGTTTAAAAACCTTGCCTATGGCTCCACTAATGGGAGCTATGATGTTAAAAACCTGAATACAGCTCTTGAAAGGATGAAAACTTTCGGTGCCACGTTCTTTACCATTCCCGGTCCGAAAATGATCTGGCAGTTTGGAGAATTGGGATATGAATTCAGCATCAACAGATGTGCTAACGGAACTATCGACAGCGGATGCAGAACAGATGAGAAACCTGTTGCATTTACATTAGGATATGATACCAATGCAAACAGAAAAGCAGTTTATGATACATGGGCTAAAATCATCAATATCAGAAATACCCATCAGGTTTTTAAATCTAAAACGTACAGTATAGAATCCAATAACCTTACGAATGATCCCAATGGGCTGATCACGAGAATTTATGTGTATGATGCAGCAATTACAACTGGAATAAAAAATATAGTAGTATTGGCTAATTATACTACTTCTTCCCAAAATGTGGTGCCTTATTTCCCTTACACAGGTCAATGGCAGAATCTGATGGATGATAGTATTTCGAATGTGGCTTCTACAACAACTCCGATTACTTTACAGCCTGGAGAATTCAGAATATTTGGAAACTATGCAGGTGCTTTGTCAACAATGGATATCAATGCAGGAAACAAATTGTCCCTTCAGGTTGGAGACAATCCGATACAAAACGGAATCGCTCGATTCATTTTCAATAAAGCAAAAAACGGAGAAATTTTAATTTTTGATATGACGGGTAAAAAGCTGGACTCTTTCAAGCTAGATAAAGAAAACGGTACTCATGAAACGAAAATCAGTTATCCACCGGGAACCTATCTGGTACAGCTGAAATCGGACACCGGAATTGCCATTCAAAAGATGATGATCAAATAA
- a CDS encoding TonB-dependent receptor plug domain-containing protein, which produces MKKLSTAVLLLGAMLVAAQENEEKGKEIEDIIIVGNRNVKRTKLETPVPVDVINIDKIQRSSPQMTAQDLLNYVIPSFNAVRQSASDGTEHIDPVTLRGMGSDQILVLLNGKRRHSTSLVNYQNTVGNGSVGTDLSTIPVIAIDRIEVLRDGAAAQYGSDAIAGVINIILKKNTGASASLTYGLTGRNDGDTYQAGANYGTSLGKKEGYINLSLQLSHRGKTTRTQNHDLDIFGNNFAYAFADDPEAARAADDAKIKERGLTRDDFNFQIGDAQIRQGQLFFNAEYPFNDQFKIYSFGGFSIKEGKGFGFRRLPSETSNVVSSIYPNGFQANLGSQVYDVSYAVGAKYNVNDWFFDLSNTFGSNTFNYNVSNTNNASLGANSPTRFYAGAHSFLQNTINLDVSKKINRFNIGFGGEFRLEQYQIKPGDEASYTQYDTNGNVATEGSTVLGAGGSQSFIGFSPNNAVKKDRHSTAVYADVSYDLDKKLNIDAAARFENYSDFGNTLNGKLAVRYEFVKNYAIRAAVGTGFRAPSLQQQYFNNSYADISTSGSGIVTKGIFRNDSEAARILGFDKLKQETSVNASAGFTLRPLNKLYISVDGYWIKVKDRIVITSNITDPRLDQFNVESGRFFTNAIDTETKGVDVVVSYDWILGSGNLNINLAGNYTETKITDFHFPENLGTPQNEFFGPDQINIIETLSPKTKASLGLNYGIGKFNFLVRNTYFGKVIRDGYPFGGVQEFSPKVVTDISVGYDITKNINFTVGANNVFDVFPDRQIYENSYYGVFKYAPVQMGTLGNYFFGRLNFNF; this is translated from the coding sequence ATGAAAAAATTAAGCACAGCTGTATTATTGCTTGGGGCAATGTTAGTCGCTGCTCAGGAGAATGAGGAGAAAGGCAAAGAAATAGAAGATATCATCATTGTCGGAAACCGAAATGTCAAAAGAACAAAACTGGAAACACCAGTTCCTGTAGATGTTATTAATATTGACAAAATACAAAGAAGTTCTCCACAAATGACGGCTCAGGATCTCCTGAACTATGTGATTCCATCGTTTAATGCCGTGAGACAGTCTGCTTCTGATGGGACAGAGCATATTGATCCTGTAACCTTAAGAGGAATGGGGTCAGATCAGATCCTGGTTTTACTTAACGGAAAAAGAAGACATTCTACCTCTTTAGTTAATTATCAGAATACTGTTGGAAACGGATCTGTAGGAACAGATTTAAGTACAATTCCTGTCATTGCGATTGATAGAATAGAAGTGTTAAGAGATGGAGCTGCAGCACAATACGGTTCTGATGCCATTGCAGGAGTGATCAATATTATTCTTAAAAAAAATACGGGAGCCTCAGCAAGTCTTACGTATGGATTGACTGGAAGAAATGATGGGGATACTTATCAGGCAGGAGCCAATTATGGGACTTCATTAGGAAAAAAAGAGGGTTATATCAACCTTTCCCTACAATTAAGCCATAGAGGAAAAACAACACGAACTCAAAATCATGATCTGGATATTTTTGGAAATAATTTTGCCTATGCATTTGCTGATGATCCGGAAGCGGCAAGAGCAGCAGATGATGCAAAGATTAAAGAACGAGGATTAACCCGTGACGATTTTAATTTTCAGATCGGAGATGCACAGATCAGACAGGGACAGTTGTTTTTCAATGCAGAATACCCTTTTAATGATCAATTTAAAATCTATTCTTTTGGAGGCTTCAGCATCAAAGAAGGAAAAGGGTTTGGTTTCAGAAGACTTCCAAGCGAAACGTCTAATGTGGTTTCATCCATTTATCCGAACGGATTTCAGGCAAATCTCGGATCACAAGTGTATGATGTCTCCTATGCTGTAGGAGCAAAATATAATGTTAATGATTGGTTTTTTGACCTTAGCAATACATTCGGAAGCAATACATTCAATTACAATGTTAGCAATACCAATAATGCATCTCTAGGAGCAAATTCACCAACCCGTTTTTATGCTGGAGCACACAGCTTTCTTCAAAACACAATTAATCTTGATGTTTCCAAAAAGATAAACCGTTTCAATATCGGATTCGGGGGAGAGTTCAGATTGGAACAATACCAGATCAAACCCGGTGATGAAGCTTCTTATACCCAATATGACACCAACGGAAATGTTGCCACTGAAGGATCAACAGTGCTTGGAGCGGGCGGATCTCAATCTTTTATCGGATTCTCTCCAAACAATGCAGTGAAAAAAGACAGACATTCCACGGCAGTATATGCAGATGTTTCCTATGATCTGGATAAAAAACTGAATATTGACGCTGCTGCCAGATTTGAAAATTATTCAGATTTTGGAAATACCCTGAATGGGAAATTAGCAGTGCGATATGAATTTGTAAAAAATTATGCAATTAGAGCAGCTGTGGGAACAGGTTTTAGAGCTCCTTCCCTTCAACAACAGTATTTTAATAACTCTTATGCCGATATTTCTACTTCCGGTTCAGGAATTGTAACCAAAGGGATTTTTCGAAATGATAGCGAAGCAGCCAGAATTCTTGGGTTTGATAAGCTTAAACAGGAAACGTCTGTCAATGCAAGCGCTGGATTTACCCTGAGACCTTTAAACAAACTCTATATTTCGGTAGACGGATACTGGATAAAAGTAAAAGACAGGATTGTAATTACCAGCAATATTACCGATCCCAGACTGGATCAGTTTAACGTAGAAAGCGGAAGATTCTTTACAAATGCCATCGATACTGAAACAAAAGGAGTAGATGTAGTTGTTTCTTATGACTGGATTCTTGGAAGCGGAAATTTAAATATTAATCTTGCCGGAAACTATACAGAAACAAAAATCACAGACTTTCATTTTCCGGAAAACTTAGGAACTCCTCAAAATGAATTCTTTGGCCCGGATCAGATCAACATCATTGAAACCCTGTCTCCAAAAACAAAAGCTTCATTAGGCTTGAATTATGGAATAGGAAAGTTCAATTTTCTCGTAAGAAATACCTATTTTGGTAAAGTAATAAGAGATGGTTATCCATTTGGAGGCGTTCAGGAATTCTCTCCGAAAGTCGTAACGGACATCAGTGTAGGGTATGACATCACAAAAAATATCAATTTTACAGTAGGAGCCAATAATGTATTTGATGTTTTCCCGGATCGCCAGATCTATGAAAATTCATATTATGGAGTATTCAAATATGCGCCGGTTCAAATGGGAACACTGGGAAATTATTTCTTTGGAAGACTTAATTTTAACTTTTAA
- a CDS encoding T9SS type A sorting domain-containing protein — MFKDLHFAIKKIRTGLALLTLAGSYMYAQQWENVGGAQDVSAGGSSFNNLVIDNQGNYYLSYYDVSVAKGSVQKFNGTSWAYLGGSPGITTGTATYNSLSISPNGNSIYYTNQLGYPGSGMEVRLFTGSLWSQLPNATDSSVNYQASAVSADNIIFTYGSYGSGTVKRYFGGAWEQVGNAGFSGGAEFAEMVIGTNNMVYTCNVSGGLKVYQNSTGANSTQNWSLVGGAAADASSSGEQYNADIALDGSNTIYVAYVSNSGGGKKVNVKKFDGNSWVQVGNANFSEGRVQHVALAVTESGKPYVVASRFENDNFLRNTVYKLDDSQNWVSFGGDFVSDDEAKYNDLAIDKAHNYLVLAYSDNTTKVKRISLTLNPQTCSNTDPGANVGDVGCVSFMYRGQQVAYSTVRGADGKIWLQQNLGSTQVASSVADANAYGDLFQWGRWDDGHQLRNSQVVQAPSPNTPEGTSTTGGGYIAGSPAWWAGFSSGDTWTGVSAADVNASAGVDPCKAIGADWKMPSQADWTALVGAEGIANPATAYSSNLKLPAGGYRSSSDGNFTFVGQRGYFWSSDTSSLGAKYLYIGSTIANPSAGSMRGQGSSVRCIKPTTSLGTSETTLKNAVIGMYPNPTKGILTVKSDSGIEKINVVNAVGQRMNVQFSDNQINMTELPSGLYIVELKLKNGQSISKKIIKD; from the coding sequence ATGTTTAAAGATTTACATTTTGCAATAAAGAAAATCAGAACGGGATTAGCGCTGCTAACCCTTGCTGGAAGCTATATGTATGCCCAACAATGGGAAAATGTAGGAGGAGCTCAGGATGTATCTGCAGGAGGAAGCAGTTTTAATAATTTGGTTATTGATAATCAGGGAAATTATTATCTGTCATATTATGATGTTTCAGTAGCTAAAGGCTCTGTTCAGAAATTTAACGGAACCTCATGGGCTTACTTAGGGGGAAGCCCTGGAATTACTACAGGAACAGCAACTTACAACTCACTGTCAATAAGTCCAAACGGGAATAGTATTTATTATACCAACCAGCTTGGTTATCCAGGTTCCGGAATGGAAGTACGCTTGTTTACAGGATCTTTATGGTCTCAGCTTCCCAACGCTACGGATAGCTCTGTTAATTATCAGGCTTCCGCAGTATCAGCTGATAATATCATATTTACTTATGGATCTTATGGCTCAGGAACTGTTAAAAGATACTTTGGAGGAGCTTGGGAACAAGTAGGGAATGCAGGCTTTTCAGGAGGAGCTGAATTTGCTGAAATGGTCATCGGAACCAATAATATGGTGTATACCTGTAATGTTTCCGGAGGTTTGAAAGTATATCAAAACAGTACTGGTGCCAACTCAACACAAAACTGGAGTTTAGTAGGCGGAGCTGCGGCAGACGCTTCTTCTTCAGGAGAACAGTATAATGCTGATATTGCTTTAGATGGATCCAATACTATTTATGTAGCCTATGTTTCAAACTCAGGAGGAGGAAAAAAGGTAAATGTCAAAAAATTTGATGGGAATTCATGGGTGCAGGTTGGAAATGCTAACTTTTCCGAAGGAAGGGTACAACATGTTGCTTTAGCTGTAACAGAATCTGGGAAACCTTATGTGGTTGCCAGCCGTTTTGAAAATGACAATTTCCTGAGAAATACCGTTTATAAATTAGATGATTCACAAAACTGGGTTTCATTTGGAGGTGACTTCGTTTCCGATGATGAAGCAAAATACAATGATCTTGCAATAGATAAAGCACACAACTACCTTGTTCTGGCTTATTCTGACAACACCACAAAAGTTAAAAGAATTTCATTAACATTAAATCCTCAAACGTGCAGTAATACAGATCCAGGAGCAAATGTAGGTGACGTAGGCTGTGTAAGTTTTATGTATCGCGGTCAACAGGTAGCGTATTCTACAGTAAGAGGCGCTGACGGAAAAATATGGCTTCAACAGAATCTTGGAAGTACGCAGGTAGCTTCTTCAGTAGCCGATGCGAACGCCTATGGAGATCTTTTCCAATGGGGAAGATGGGATGATGGTCACCAGCTTAGAAATTCTCAGGTTGTACAGGCTCCATCGCCCAATACACCAGAAGGAACAAGTACCACGGGAGGAGGTTATATTGCCGGATCTCCAGCATGGTGGGCTGGTTTTTCAAGTGGAGATACATGGACAGGAGTATCAGCGGCAGATGTTAATGCATCGGCTGGAGTAGATCCTTGTAAAGCAATAGGTGCAGATTGGAAAATGCCTTCTCAGGCGGACTGGACTGCTTTAGTAGGAGCAGAAGGTATTGCCAATCCGGCAACGGCCTATAGCAGCAATCTTAAATTACCGGCTGGAGGATACAGAAGCTCCAGTGATGGTAACTTTACTTTTGTAGGACAAAGAGGTTATTTCTGGAGCTCTGATACATCAAGTCTGGGAGCAAAATATCTGTATATCGGATCAACAATTGCCAATCCGTCAGCAGGATCTATGAGAGGACAGGGATCATCGGTAAGATGTATCAAGCCCACAACTTCTTTGGGTACTTCAGAAACTACACTGAAAAATGCAGTAATAGGAATGTATCCTAATCCTACAAAAGGAATTCTTACGGTTAAATCTGATTCCGGAATTGAAAAAATAAATGTAGTAAATGCTGTAGGACAAAGAATGAATGTACAGTTTTCAGATAATCAGATTAACATGACTGAACTTCCTTCAGGATTATACATCGTAGAATTAAAACTTAAGAATGGACAATCCATTTCGAAAAAGATTATAAAAGATTAA
- a CDS encoding fumarate hydratase, with protein sequence MDFRYQDPYPIQKDDTVYKKLTSDYVKVEKLGDREILTVDPKGLELLAEEAMADVSFMLRTSHLESLRRIIDDPEATDNDRFVAYNLLQNAAVAVEGALPSCQDTGTAIVMGKKGENVYTGVEDGEYLSKGIFNTYQKRNLRYSQVVPLTMFEEKNSGSNLPAQIDIYAKKGDYYEFLFLTKGGGSANKTFLYQKTKSLLNEKSLEEFVKERISDLGTAACPPYHLALVIGGTSAEANLAAVKKASAKYYDNLPTEGNEAGQAFRDLEWEAKVQKICQESAIGAQFGGKYLTHDVRVIRLPRHAASCPVGMGVSCSADRNIKGKITKEGIFLEQLEQDPKRFLPDTPPHLEEAVEVNLNKPMPEILAELSKYPIKTRLKLNGTLIVARDIAHAKIKEIIDSGKPMPEYFKNHPIYYAGPAKTPEGMASGSFGPTTAGRMDVYVDEFQSHGGSMIMLAKGNRSKDVTNACHKYGGFYLGSIGGPAAILAKDNIVSVDVVDFPELGMEAVRKIEVKDFPAFIISDDKGNDFFANLAH encoded by the coding sequence ATGGATTTTAGATATCAGGATCCGTATCCTATTCAGAAGGATGATACGGTGTACAAAAAGCTTACATCAGACTATGTAAAGGTTGAAAAACTAGGGGACAGAGAAATTTTAACAGTAGATCCGAAGGGATTGGAATTATTAGCCGAAGAAGCGATGGCAGATGTTTCTTTCATGCTTCGTACTTCCCACCTTGAAAGCCTTAGAAGAATTATTGATGATCCTGAAGCTACAGATAATGACAGATTCGTTGCTTATAACCTTTTACAAAATGCTGCAGTGGCTGTTGAAGGAGCGCTTCCTTCATGTCAGGATACAGGTACAGCCATTGTAATGGGGAAAAAAGGAGAAAATGTGTACACAGGAGTAGAAGATGGAGAGTACCTGAGCAAAGGAATTTTCAATACTTACCAAAAAAGAAATCTAAGATATTCTCAGGTTGTTCCTTTGACGATGTTTGAGGAGAAGAATTCAGGGTCTAACCTTCCTGCACAGATTGATATCTATGCTAAAAAAGGAGATTACTATGAATTTTTATTCTTAACAAAAGGAGGAGGTTCAGCTAATAAAACATTCTTATATCAAAAAACGAAATCTTTATTGAACGAAAAATCTCTTGAAGAATTTGTTAAAGAAAGAATTTCAGATCTTGGAACAGCGGCTTGCCCACCTTACCACTTAGCATTGGTAATCGGAGGAACTTCAGCAGAAGCCAACCTTGCTGCAGTGAAAAAAGCGTCAGCAAAATATTATGACAACCTTCCGACAGAAGGAAATGAGGCTGGACAGGCATTCAGAGACCTTGAATGGGAAGCTAAAGTTCAGAAAATATGTCAGGAAAGTGCAATTGGAGCTCAGTTTGGAGGTAAATACCTTACCCACGACGTAAGAGTAATCAGACTTCCAAGACACGCTGCATCTTGTCCGGTAGGAATGGGAGTTTCTTGTTCTGCAGACAGAAATATCAAAGGAAAAATTACAAAAGAAGGAATCTTCCTTGAGCAATTGGAACAGGATCCGAAAAGATTCTTGCCTGATACTCCTCCGCACCTGGAAGAAGCTGTTGAGGTTAATCTGAACAAGCCAATGCCGGAAATTCTTGCTGAGCTTTCTAAATATCCGATCAAAACAAGATTAAAACTGAACGGAACATTAATCGTAGCAAGAGATATTGCGCACGCAAAAATCAAAGAAATTATCGACAGTGGGAAACCAATGCCGGAATATTTTAAAAACCACCCAATCTATTATGCAGGACCGGCTAAAACTCCGGAAGGAATGGCTTCAGGTAGTTTCGGACCTACCACTGCAGGAAGAATGGATGTTTATGTAGACGAATTCCAAAGCCACGGCGGAAGTATGATCATGCTTGCAAAAGGAAACAGAAGTAAAGATGTTACCAATGCATGTCATAAATACGGAGGTTTCTATCTTGGATCTATCGGAGGACCAGCTGCTATTCTTGCGAAAGACAATATTGTGTCTGTAGATGTAGTAGACTTCCCGGAATTAGGAATGGAAGCGGTAAGAAAAATTGAAGTAAAAGACTTCCCTGCATTCATCATTTCCGATGATAAAGGAAACGATTTCTTCGCAAATCTTGCTCACTAA
- a CDS encoding helix-turn-helix transcriptional regulator translates to MRSQSKNGLLFRSEDIKIIMQEDLCPDQTFKSHMLEGKSSFNLLFFLSNAINLEAHDCGTQFLFKKNQYILHYSPKENVAELWTENQEILKYLQIQINYQYIFNLINPEHNRENAEILENMIHNNFIFLHKETPPDMTVEMHMIVKEILGYTKKGIMQKLFIEAKIIKLLILIFEQFNEKNTLESTPKTPEIIRKFIDENYHRNIKAEEIGKYIGMNQNIIRKEFKAQYHTTIAHYISELRMLKARKLITDKEIMIKEIAIECGYEYLQNFTRAFKKKFGVSPESLRNNK, encoded by the coding sequence ATGAGGAGTCAATCTAAAAATGGACTTTTGTTCAGATCCGAAGACATCAAAATCATTATGCAGGAAGATCTGTGTCCTGACCAAACCTTCAAGTCTCATATGCTGGAAGGGAAGTCAAGCTTTAACCTTCTGTTCTTTCTGAGCAATGCCATTAATCTGGAGGCTCATGACTGTGGAACTCAATTTTTGTTCAAGAAAAATCAATATATCCTTCATTATTCCCCTAAAGAAAATGTTGCAGAATTATGGACTGAAAATCAGGAAATCCTGAAATATCTGCAGATTCAGATCAATTATCAATATATTTTCAACCTCATCAATCCTGAGCATAATCGTGAGAATGCAGAGATTCTTGAAAATATGATTCATAATAATTTTATATTCCTGCATAAAGAAACACCTCCGGACATGACCGTTGAAATGCATATGATCGTAAAGGAAATTTTAGGGTATACCAAGAAAGGAATCATGCAGAAATTATTCATAGAAGCAAAAATCATCAAACTTCTTATTCTGATTTTTGAACAGTTTAATGAGAAAAACACATTGGAATCTACCCCAAAGACTCCGGAAATAATCAGAAAATTCATTGATGAAAATTATCACAGGAATATAAAAGCGGAAGAGATCGGAAAATATATTGGTATGAATCAAAATATCATAAGAAAAGAATTCAAAGCTCAGTATCATACAACGATTGCTCATTATATATCGGAACTTAGAATGTTAAAAGCCAGGAAACTGATTACAGATAAGGAAATTATGATCAAAGAGATCGCCATTGAATGCGGCTATGAATATCTCCAGAACTTTACGCGGGCTTTTAAAAAGAAGTTTGGTGTCTCTCCGGAAAGTCTGAGAAATAATAAATAG